A window of bacterium genomic DNA:
TCATTGACGTAGCCTCTGAATCTCCTCGTGGGGCTTTAGTGTCAAAGATTAAAATAAAATCAAATTCCTTATTCCCATCTTTATCATAGTCACCGGGCTTAATATTAGTGTTGCTAAATACTAAATCTAATGCTTTATTTGCCCTTTTATGCTTATCGGAGATATCATCTGGAACGTCAACCCAATCGATAACCTTCACTGACAACCCGAATTTCCCATAAGACACCTCTCTGTAGTAGCTATCAAGACCTGTCGCGATGCTTTTTTCATATTCTGACTTCCTCCAGTCCTCAGGGTAAGGTAAGTGCTGGTCTATTAATGGCTTGTTTGGAGTCTTGACCAGGACGATAAGAACATTCTGCGTCCCTTTTAACAAACTCGAAGCAAGTTTTCTTTCGGCATCTTCAGGCGATTTTGGGAATACCGACAAAGCTTTCGAGATAGTCGGAGACAACATAATAAAGCTCAGACTGACTACTAATCCCACTAATTTAAGTACATTTCTCATGTATTTCCCCTCCCTTTTTTGCATACTATCCTGATCCTACTTTGGTTTTGTGAAAAACCAGAAACCAATGAATTTGGGGGTAAGAACCCCCATTTTTATCCTCTTTTTGGGAAATGAAGGTAAGTTATTTCACTCCCTCAGAGGGACAGATGAGTATGGACAGTTCTTTCCATCACCTCCTTCAAGCCATACTCATCGACGGCTCAGAAACATTGCGATATAGAAATCTTGCTACCAGTAGAAACTCCTCGTCCCATCTGGCTGATAGACCCAATCAAAATATAGCACCCGGTAGTTTCCTTGAAGTACACTGCCTTTCCTTACAACAAGATGAGCACTGTATATTACTCCGTAATGACCATCGGGGGTTCTAATGGCATAGCTATGTTGTTCAATAATTGGAATTTTCACGGCATATCCATCTAAAGGAACTGTAGTTACTTCTGTCATATGAATAGGCCCCAGATCAATGACCCCGGCTGTATCAAACCACTCAGCTACTTTAATAATTGGTATCTCAGGAGACTCCATCCCAAGGGCAAAATCGTATTGCGGGTCATAGATTGCACCCCCTTCTTTTAAACTAAAATACATATAACCCTTACCAGTATGCAGAGAATTACTTCCTACAGGCAAAGATGGTTTTACTAAGGTAATATTATTACCTGATGAATCCTCCCCTGAAATTACCTCGATCCCTTTTAATGAGGTGTTTCTCTGATAACCTTTTTCAGCAGTTACTTCCAAGTCATATATCCCTGGTTCTAATAGAAAGCCACTACTGTAATTTCCGTCAGTAGGGTCTATCTTATCCTCCACCCAATCTATTATCTCCCCGGCCTTGTAGAAAGTCACTATTGCGTTTGAGGAAGCTGGACTAACGGTTCCACTAATAGACCCCCGGGCAGGTTTTGGAGTCAAAACAACATCATGATTGGGTGAATCTTGCCCAGCTACTACCACAATATCTTTTAAAAGATATTCGGAATAATAAACAGTCTCTTCTATTACCAAATCATAAATTCCTTCTTCTACTTCTTCTATTACATAATGGCCATTTTCCGGATTTATTTTATATTCAGAGTCTGGA
This region includes:
- a CDS encoding carboxypeptidase-like regulatory domain-containing protein; the protein is SSEAIVTAVQKGKEIKSDRIDSEDGSYRIEGLEGGVYDLVVSAHRYYENSSLRGITVIAFENSADHNITLKEKPLGSISGRITPASVRVFITASRGSLRDGSDLADEDGNYKIEDLMKGTYILVAEADGFSPGFIWAVEVTAGKDTGGQDITLKPLSTVGSISGVITPPLARARVHVLQNGEEITVELTNDDGSYHIWNLKEGLYDLEVTSAYGYYSDTSMVDIEVVAGEESPDHNVTLTLIPTGSISGKITPLFPGKDIWFTLKGEFGSSFSTNPDSEYKINPENGHYVIEEVEEGIYDLVIEETVYYSEYLLKDIVVVAGQDSPNHDVVLTPKPARGSISGTVSPASSNAIVTFYKAGEIIDWVEDKIDPTDGNYSSGFLLEPGIYDLEVTAEKGYQRNTSLKGIEVISGEDSSGNNITLVKPSLPVGSNSLHTGKGYMYFSLKEGGAIYDPQYDFALGMESPEIPIIKVAEWFDTAGVIDLGPIHMTEVTTVPLDGYAVKIPIIEQHSYAIRTPDGHYGVIYSAHLVVRKGSVLQGNYRVLYFDWVYQPDGTRSFYW
- a CDS encoding M6 family metalloprotease domain-containing protein, whose product is MRNVLKLVGLVVSLSFIMLSPTISKALSVFPKSPEDAERKLASSLLKGTQNVLIVLVKTPNKPLIDQHLPYPEDWRKSEYEKSIATGLDSYYREVSYGKFGLSVKVIDWVDVPDDISDKHKRANKALDLVFSNTNIKPGDYDKDGNKEFDFILIFDTKAPRGDSEATSMKLEGVKPAETEISGTGKKLDWYVYMRPSRELALVAHEFGHLLGLLDMYSSVFVKGTIGDIGRWGLMSGAEIHGTPYSHLCAYSKVKLGWATPIELDQSGNRIIKAAEIKDYGSIYRISTSKPNEYFLLEYRQRSGYDQDLPGEGILIWHIDLNVG